Below is a genomic region from Listeria swaminathanii.
GGAAATCTGATAAAAGAAGTTTTCCCAAGCAATAAAATTACTCCCGAAAAGTATTCAAAAGAGCCAATTTTTGATGGAAATGGTCAGTTGCTCATTCCTGGAATGATTGACGTTCATATTCACGGGGCAAAAAATCATGATATGATGGATGGCTCAACAGAAAGCATTCAAGCTGTTTCTGTGGCTTGTGCGGAAACAGGATGTACTAGCTTCTTAGTAACATCGGTTAGTTCCTCATTTGAAGACTTAATTCAAATGATTAGACAAACAAAAAAAGTGATTGGAAAAGAGCAAGGTGCAAAAATTGCAGGAATTCACTTAGAAGGCCCCTACCTTAATATCGAAAAAAAGGGAATGCAAAATCCAGCCCATTTAAGACACCCAGACCTAATAGAAATGAAAAAGATTTTCGATGAAGCAGATGGCCTAATTAAAATGGTAACGATTGCTCCAGAATTGCCCGGCGGCATCGAACTCATTGACTTCTTGAAAAAAAGAGGCGTTGTTGTTGCCATTGCGCATTCCAATGCAACTTATGAAGAGGCGCAAGATGCTTTTGAAAAAGGAGCATCTCATATCACTCATTGCTTCAACGCTATGCCGACAATCCATCACCGCGCACCAGGACTTGTTACAGCGGCTTTGGAAAATGATTCGGTTAGCGTTCAAACCATAGTAGACGGGGTCCACCTTCACCCTGGGATTGTGCGTCTCATTCATAAAATTAAAGGACCAGATAAAATGGTGCTCACAACCGATGCCCTTCAAGCTATGGGAGTTGGTGATGGCGAGTATATTTTTGGCGGTCACCAAGTAACTGTTAAGGAAGGAATAGCACGCTTAAATGACGGGACATTAGCTTCAAGTACCGTGACAATGAATAAATCTTTAAGGTTAAGTACTGAGTTTGGTATTCACTTACAAGACTCTATACAAATGGCAACAAGTACACCCGCAGCTATTTTAGGCATGAAAAAATTGGGTCGAATTGAAAAAGGTTATATCGCTGACTTAGTTTTACTTGATGAAAAATTTGAGGTTCTAAATACATGGATTAATGGCGAAATATACTAAATTGGCTTGCTTACTATCATCAAAGGAGTGGATTATAAAATATGCCGTTATTCAAACACGAAGGAATTGATTTTAACTATGAAATACAAGGAGCAGGTATCCCCTTTTTATTTCTTCATGGACTAGGTGATAATTTAAAATTTGCTTTTGAAACATTTAATAATGATGAAAAAATCCAATTAATTTCATTGGATCAAAGAGGTCATGGGAAAAGCGGACATGATTCCAGAAAACTTAGCTACGATAGATTGGCGAATGATGCATTGGCGTTAATGGATTATTTAGGAATACAGCGTTTTTATGTTGGAGGATTATCTATGGGGGCTGGTGTTGCAGTGAATTTGGCTGTTCACAAGACAAATAGAGTGCTGGGACTTATATTACTTAGAAGTTCTGCGACAGATGAACCAATGAAAAAAGAAGTGATAGAATGGTTTAGTACCGTAAGTAAGTATTTGCCAATGAAAAATGGCACACAGTTATTTGAGAAGGATCCGATATTTCCATCGATAAAAGATACCTACCCTAAAGCAATTGATACTTTTAAGCGATATTTTAAAGATGACGCCTCTGTTAATTACAATAAAAAATTTATTGATATACCTAGCGATAGCCCAATAAAAAGTAAAAATGAATTAACTAATTTAACAATCCCCACACTTATACTTGCAAATAACTATGATGTGATCCATCCAATAGAATACAGTTTATTTTATGCACGTAATATTGAAAATGCAAGTTATTATGAGCTCACGCCTAAGACCGTTGATGCAGAGAAACATAAATTGGAAATAGATACCTATATTAATACCTTCATCATCCGTAGCTCAAAAAACTAGGTCGTAATTTCATAAAGAAATAAAAAAGCAGAAATCATCTATATTCCATTTTTAGAAATGGCTTTATACAATGATTTCTGCTTATTTTTTTATTTTACAGGAGGAGTAGAAACAATCGCTGTAATTTCGCCCGTTATTTCCCAAGCTTTCACTTCATTTGGTAAAACGAAATGATCCCCTTTTTTAATCGCTTGCTCGTTACCAGCAATCGTAAGTACCGCTTCTCCGTCTAAAATACTAACTAACGTGTACGGCGCTTTTGCTGTAAATTCAGCCTTGCCATCCACATCCCATTTATAAACGCTAAAGAAGTCATTGGAAACAAAAGTCGTTTCTGTCAAACCACCGCGAGTTTCAGTATGAATATCTAGTTTTGCATCCACGTGAGGTGCCGTCGTAACATCAATCGCTTTATCTAAATGAAGTTCACGCAAGTTTCCTTCTGCATCTTTACGGTCATAGTCGTATACGCGGTAAGTCGTGTCAGAGCTTTGTTGTGTTTCTAGTACTAATGTGCCCGTACCTAATGCGTGAATCGTACCGCTTGGAACATAATAAAATTCACCTGGTTTAATTGCCACTTTACGAAGCAATTTATCCCATTCGCCATTTTTTGCCCAGCTAGCGAATTCTTCTTTGCTGGCTGCTTTGTGACCATATATTAATTCCGCACCAGGAGCGCAGTCGATAATATACCAGCATTCCGTTTTGCCAAGTTCGCCGTTTTCATGTACTTTCGCGTATTCGTCATTTGGATGGACTTGTACAGAAAGATCCGTATTCGCGTCCAAAATTTTCGTTAATAGCGGGAAAACTGCTTCTGTCGGATTACCAAAAAGTGCTGGGGTTTCTTGCCATAATTCGGCTAATGTTTTGCCTTTATATACGCCGTTTTTGATTACGGAAGGACCATTCGGATGAGCGGAAATCGCCCAGTCTTCTCCAGTAGTATCAGACGGGATATCATAACCAAAGTAATCATGTAATTTCGTTCCACCCCAAATTCGGTCTTGAAAAACAGGGTTTAAAAACAATGCTTCTGTCATTATAAAATTACCTCCATTCCAGCGATTTTGCTGGGTTTTATCAATTAAAAGTATATACTAACTATCGCGAAGATGCTAGTCATTTCCCGCCTAAAAAGCCTCTTTCTTTTATTTGCTCGGTTAAATTTGGGTAATATGGTCTGTCATAAAATTTCGCTAAACGTTCCGTATAAGAAACAAAGCCTTCCCGCTCAGAAAACGGAATAATTTCTTGGTCATACGCTTCGAGTAAAGGCATCGCATCGGTTTCGTACGTTTCTTCAAAATAAACTGCTTCTTTTGGCAAACGAGGTTTTACAGGCGCTTCGACATCCGGAACGCCAATACAAAGTCCAACAACCGGCATGACAAATTCTGGTAAATTCAGAAATTCAGATGTTGCCGTAATATTTCTACGCAAGCCTCCAATACAAATCGTCCCATAATCAAGTGATTCAGCAGCGGTTAAAGCATTTTGCATACACAGTCCGATATCGGTTGCCGCAACCATTAGTAAATCCTCTTCCGCGGCGATTTGGAAGCTTTTGCCGTGCATGTCACTCGCAACTTTTACGCGATGGAAGTCTGCTACAAAACAAAGAAATACGGAACATTCCGCTATGTATGGTTGATTTCCGCAAAGCTCAGCCATTTTATTTTTGCGTTCTTGATCTTTAATCGCAATAATGGAATAGTGTTGACCATTAATCCACGACGGGGCTGCTTGAGCTGCGCGGATGATCGCATCTAGTTGTTCTTCTGGAATCTCGACCCCTTTTTTATACTTACGAAAAGAGCGATGATTTCTTAGCAAAGTTAATACGTCATTCATATTTATGCCTCCTAGATTTATCATTTAGTTAAAGTATAGCTTGTTTTTAAGCAATTGTTAATGTTTTCTCTTGTATTTCTGCCAGATATTTTCTACACTTAAAGAAAAAGAGGTGAAAAGATGTGCGCCAACAACAAATAGATTTTAAATGGCTAGAAGACAACTTTCTGACTGCGAATGAAGCCGCGACTTACTTAGGCATATCTAAGCAAGCACTCCTTTCCTTAGCAAAACGCGATGTACTCCCCTTTACGAAAAAAGGAAACATGGTTCTTTTTCACCGTCTCGACATTGAACTACGACTAGAAAATCAACAAAGCTTACGCGAAAAATACCGTCCGTTCGAAACCTGAATTTCACAAACAGCGAAACGGACGAACTTCTTCCCATATGTTACACTTTAGTTAGTGATATTCTAAACAAGGAGTGATACATAATGAATGAAGCAGTAAAAACGTTAGACGGTTGGTTTTGTCTACATGATTTCCGTTCGATTGACTGGGCAGCATGGCGTGAATTAAATCCCGGCAATCAAGAACTTATGTTAAATGAGCTCAGCCATTTTTTAAGTGATATGGAAATTACTAAAAATATCGGTGAAGGCGAACATACCATTTATAGCATCCTCGGTCAAAAAGCAGATTTAGTATTCTTCACGTTACGCGACTCCTTAGAATCTTTAAATGAAGTCGAAAATCGTTTTAATAAATTAGCGATCGCTGACTACTTGTTACCAACTTATTCCTATATATCTGTGGTGGAACTAAGTAACTATCTTGCGTCCCATATGGCTGGCAGCGAAGATCCTTATCAAAACAAAGGTGTTCGCGCCCGACTTTACCCAGCGCTCCCACCTAAAAAGCATATTTGTTTCTACCCAATGAGTAAAAAACGTGATGGCGCTGATAACTGGTACATGCTTCCAATGGAAGAACGCCAGCAATTGATTCGTGACCACGGCTTGATTGGAAGAAGCTATGCTGGAAAAGTACAACAAATCATCGGCGGTTCCATCGGCTTTGACGACTACGAATGGGGCGTTACATTATTTTCAGATGATGCGCTTGAGTTTAAACGCATCGTAACAGAAATGCGTTTTGATGAAGCTAGCGCTCGTTATGCAGAATTTGGCTCTTTCTTCATCGGAAACCTACTACCGTCCGAAAACCTCTCCAAATTATTTACCATCTAATAAATCCAAACCGAAATTCTAGTAAATAAATCTACTTTTTATAGATTTATTTGTATAGATTTCGGTTTTTTTACTTCATAAAACTAACATTATTGTAAGGATATCGCTGCCAATTGTCATTTGATACGATGGAACCAACCCTTTTTAGACGTTAGAATGGTAGATAGTAACGAATCTAGTTTTATAAGGAGCGAAAATAATGGAGACAGTTTTACAAGCAAAAAATGTGAGAAAGATATACGGCAGTAAAGGAAATGTTTATACCGCACTTGAAAATATCAGTATTGATATTAAAGAAGGCGAATTTACAGGAATTATGGGTCCTTCTGGTGCGGGTAAATCTACACTTTTGAACGTCTTATCTACTATTGATACGCCGACTTCTGGTGAGATTAGAATTTCCGGACAAGAACTTGAAAACATGAATGAACAACAAATGTCTACTTTCCGCCGTGATAAACTAGGTTTTATTTTCCAAGACTACAACTTACTAGATACACTAACGATTCGTGAAAATATTATCCTTCCACTTGCACTAGCTAAACGCCCGGTTAAAGAAATGGAAGAAAAGTTAGCAACAATTAGTACTAAATTCGGGATTACAGATATTCTGGATAAATACCCAAGTGAAATTTCAGGAGGTCAAAAGCAACGTACGGCTGCATCTCGAGCAATCATTACTTCACCAAGTTTAATTTTTGCTGATGAGCCAACTGGTGCGCTTGATTCCAAATCCGCAACAAACTTACTAGAAAGCTTACGTGATTTAAATGAACAAGATAAGGCGACTATCATGATGGTAACGCACGATGCCTTTGCTGCGAGTTTTTGTAAGCGAATATTATTTATCAAAGATGGGGAATTATATACGGAGATTTATCGTGGCAGCAAAACGCGTAAGGAGTTCTTCCAAAAAATTCTAGATGTCCTTGCAAAACTGGGGGGCGACACAGATGACGTTATTTGATTTAGCCAAGAAAAATATTCGACATAATTTCGTCCACTACTTTCTATACTTTGCGTCAATGATTTTTAGTATCATGATTTACTTCACTTTCCTTGTACTTTCTAAAGATCCAGCAGTTGTCGCGAGAATTGACCAATCATCCAAACTATCGACTGCATTCTCCAGCTCGTCCGTCATTTTACTTATTTTTGTAGCGATTTTTATCCTTTATTCCAACAACTTCTTCACCCGAAAACGGAAAAAGGAAATCGGACTATACTCTTTACTCGGCCTTCGTAAAAAAGAAATTGGCCGCATGTTATTTTATGAAAATTTCATTATGGGACTTGGTGCATTAATCGTTGGTATTCTTGCCGGCACACTACTTTCCAAAATTTTTGTAACAATCTTACTTAACCTTATCAATATCGATAATATCGGTGGTTTCGCCTTTTCATGGGGAGCTGTATTGCAAACCAGTGTTGTCTTTATTATCATCACGCTTTTCACTTCTTTTTCTGGTTATCGTATTATTTACCGCACGACTTTACTTGATTTATTCCATTCAGAAGCAAAACGCGAAAAAAGCCCAAAACCTTCTTTTATTTTGGCGCTACTTTCCGTCTTATTAATTGGACTAGGCTACTTTATCGCCGGACAGCCACTTGATTCCAAAGGATCACTTTGGGCAAAACTTGGCTTTTCTGTTGGCGCATTAGTTATTTTAGCATCGGTAATCATAGGTACTGCTCTTTTCATTACCTTCTTCCTACCGTATTTGCTTAATAAACTTCGAAATAACAAACGGATTTTCTATAAAGGTAGTAATATTATCTCTACCTCTCAATTAACTTTTAGAATCTCCTCCAATGCAAAAACGCTCATTATTATTTCTATTCTAAGCGCAACAACTCTTTCTGCTATAGGGACGATAAGTAGTGTTTACTATCAAGCAAATAATTCAGCAAATACCTCTGCCCCGTCTAGTTTTGAATATGCTATACCTAACAATAGTGAAACAAACAAAAAAATTCTCGAAACGGCGGAAAGCGATCCAGACCACCCCGTAGAGTTTAAACAAAAAAGCAACTATTATATCGTTAAAGCAGAAGGCTCTCGCCCAGACTTTGTCGAGTATGATATAAATGAAGGTTTCCCAGTTATTTCTGAGTCAGATTACAATGGACTAGTTAAAGGTCAGGGCAATCCAGAAAATGCAGTAAAACTAAAAGAAAACGAAGCACAAATGGTACTATCTGTTACTTACAATGAAGCAGCGCAAAAAGAAATGATTGGCGAGAAATATACGCTTGCTTCTTCAGATAAACCAACGATCAAAATTAAATCTGTTGTCCAAAATTCACCAATC
It encodes:
- the nagA gene encoding N-acetylglucosamine-6-phosphate deacetylase, which translates into the protein MAIIKNVNVCKENELINVTVITEGNLIKEVFPSNKITPEKYSKEPIFDGNGQLLIPGMIDVHIHGAKNHDMMDGSTESIQAVSVACAETGCTSFLVTSVSSSFEDLIQMIRQTKKVIGKEQGAKIAGIHLEGPYLNIEKKGMQNPAHLRHPDLIEMKKIFDEADGLIKMVTIAPELPGGIELIDFLKKRGVVVAIAHSNATYEEAQDAFEKGASHITHCFNAMPTIHHRAPGLVTAALENDSVSVQTIVDGVHLHPGIVRLIHKIKGPDKMVLTTDALQAMGVGDGEYIFGGHQVTVKEGIARLNDGTLASSTVTMNKSLRLSTEFGIHLQDSIQMATSTPAAILGMKKLGRIEKGYIADLVLLDEKFEVLNTWINGEIY
- a CDS encoding alpha/beta fold hydrolase; this encodes MPLFKHEGIDFNYEIQGAGIPFLFLHGLGDNLKFAFETFNNDEKIQLISLDQRGHGKSGHDSRKLSYDRLANDALALMDYLGIQRFYVGGLSMGAGVAVNLAVHKTNRVLGLILLRSSATDEPMKKEVIEWFSTVSKYLPMKNGTQLFEKDPIFPSIKDTYPKAIDTFKRYFKDDASVNYNKKFIDIPSDSPIKSKNELTNLTIPTLILANNYDVIHPIEYSLFYARNIENASYYELTPKTVDAEKHKLEIDTYINTFIIRSSKN
- the manA gene encoding mannose-6-phosphate isomerase, class I, whose amino-acid sequence is MTEALFLNPVFQDRIWGGTKLHDYFGYDIPSDTTGEDWAISAHPNGPSVIKNGVYKGKTLAELWQETPALFGNPTEAVFPLLTKILDANTDLSVQVHPNDEYAKVHENGELGKTECWYIIDCAPGAELIYGHKAASKEEFASWAKNGEWDKLLRKVAIKPGEFYYVPSGTIHALGTGTLVLETQQSSDTTYRVYDYDRKDAEGNLRELHLDKAIDVTTAPHVDAKLDIHTETRGGLTETTFVSNDFFSVYKWDVDGKAEFTAKAPYTLVSILDGEAVLTIAGNEQAIKKGDHFVLPNEVKAWEITGEITAIVSTPPVK
- a CDS encoding NADPH-dependent oxidoreductase → MNDVLTLLRNHRSFRKYKKGVEIPEEQLDAIIRAAQAAPSWINGQHYSIIAIKDQERKNKMAELCGNQPYIAECSVFLCFVADFHRVKVASDMHGKSFQIAAEEDLLMVAATDIGLCMQNALTAAESLDYGTICIGGLRRNITATSEFLNLPEFVMPVVGLCIGVPDVEAPVKPRLPKEAVYFEETYETDAMPLLEAYDQEIIPFSEREGFVSYTERLAKFYDRPYYPNLTEQIKERGFLGGK
- a CDS encoding helix-turn-helix domain-containing protein, which codes for MRQQQIDFKWLEDNFLTANEAATYLGISKQALLSLAKRDVLPFTKKGNMVLFHRLDIELRLENQQSLREKYRPFET
- the hemQ gene encoding hydrogen peroxide-dependent heme synthase; protein product: MNEAVKTLDGWFCLHDFRSIDWAAWRELNPGNQELMLNELSHFLSDMEITKNIGEGEHTIYSILGQKADLVFFTLRDSLESLNEVENRFNKLAIADYLLPTYSYISVVELSNYLASHMAGSEDPYQNKGVRARLYPALPPKKHICFYPMSKKRDGADNWYMLPMEERQQLIRDHGLIGRSYAGKVQQIIGGSIGFDDYEWGVTLFSDDALEFKRIVTEMRFDEASARYAEFGSFFIGNLLPSENLSKLFTI
- a CDS encoding ABC transporter ATP-binding protein gives rise to the protein METVLQAKNVRKIYGSKGNVYTALENISIDIKEGEFTGIMGPSGAGKSTLLNVLSTIDTPTSGEIRISGQELENMNEQQMSTFRRDKLGFIFQDYNLLDTLTIRENIILPLALAKRPVKEMEEKLATISTKFGITDILDKYPSEISGGQKQRTAASRAIITSPSLIFADEPTGALDSKSATNLLESLRDLNEQDKATIMMVTHDAFAASFCKRILFIKDGELYTEIYRGSKTRKEFFQKILDVLAKLGGDTDDVI
- a CDS encoding ABC transporter permease; translated protein: MTLFDLAKKNIRHNFVHYFLYFASMIFSIMIYFTFLVLSKDPAVVARIDQSSKLSTAFSSSSVILLIFVAIFILYSNNFFTRKRKKEIGLYSLLGLRKKEIGRMLFYENFIMGLGALIVGILAGTLLSKIFVTILLNLINIDNIGGFAFSWGAVLQTSVVFIIITLFTSFSGYRIIYRTTLLDLFHSEAKREKSPKPSFILALLSVLLIGLGYFIAGQPLDSKGSLWAKLGFSVGALVILASVIIGTALFITFFLPYLLNKLRNNKRIFYKGSNIISTSQLTFRISSNAKTLIIISILSATTLSAIGTISSVYYQANNSANTSAPSSFEYAIPNNSETNKKILETAESDPDHPVEFKQKSNYYIVKAEGSRPDFVEYDINEGFPVISESDYNGLVKGQGNPENAVKLKENEAQMVLSVTYNEAAQKEMIGEKYTLASSDKPTIKIKSVVQNSPISTVAGLLVLPDSQVEQLAADSTIKAHGVESILIKDPKEAQALDKKMRSVIPKDTDFTSYTSTYQEIITVTGVLLFIGMFIGFVFLAATGSIIYFKQLTEAYNDIGTFDILKKIGLTRKDIRKILAKQLLVVFLIPLVIGIAHSSFALLGLSHMLELNLTLPVIISTGIYTLMYIIYYFVTLNSYTNIVFGKK